A region of the Peptococcaceae bacterium genome:
GCAATGCCTGACTTGTCATCGGCGCCGAGAATGGTGTCGCCGCTGCTGAAAACCGTCCCCTCCCTGATTATAGGCTCAATATTTTCACCGGGTGAAACCGTATCCATGTGGGCGCCGAAAAGAACCGGTTCAACTCCTTCCCTGTTTCCTTTCAGTCGTGCCACCAGGTTTCCCGTATCGCAGCCGGCGCTTACACCCGCCCGGTCGTCGACTAATACTTCCAGCCCCATCTCTTCCATCCTGTTCTTGAGGAACAAAGCAAAGCGTGCTTCCTGCCGGCTGGGGCTTGCTATCCTTACCATTTTGAGAAACTCATCCAACAGGCGCTCTTTTCTAATCATGACAACCTCCGGCAGGTAATCTTTACCCCAATATACCATTTGCCTGAAGCAAATACCATAAGATTTTTTTGTACCCCTTGACAACAGCCCAATTATGTTAGTATAATATTTAGCAAATCCAATAAATAACAATAAAAGTGATGCGGGAGGAAAGTAGGCTGAAGCAAACCTTCAGGGAGAGGGTGTCGCGACTGGAAGCGCCCTCAGGCTTTCTTCAGGTGAAGTTCCCTTCCAAACTGCAAGGGTGAGCGCCGCAAGGCGGGTAGTCTGCGCCGGAAACTTCTACCGTTAAAAAGAAGGGGTATCGGATTTTCCCCGTACCTTTACGCCAAGAGGGTTTATGGCGGCAAAAGGATGCCGTCATCTGCCAACCAGGGTGGTACCGCGAAAGAAAAGCCTTTCGTCCCTAGGACGAAAGGCTTTTTGTCTAATCCATGCGGGGAAAGAGGTGCCTGTTTCGAGCGGGCGATCAAGCCAAAAAGGGTGGTACCGCGGAGTCCACAGCCTCCGTCCCTTTACGGGGAAGGCTGTGGACTTTATTTATTCTAACACTTTCCGGGAGGAATGAGCATGGAAAAAGCCGTCATTCAAGACTCTTTCAAACTGGCCAGCCGTAAATTCAAGCCCGAAGACACCGTCGTGCGGGTCGGTGAAACAACCATCGGCGGCCCGGAAATCACCGTAATGGCCGGTCCCTGTGCCGTGGAAAGCGCGGAGCAACTGCTGGACTGCGCCCGGGTGGTGAAAGAAGCGGGCGCTCAAATCCTGAGGGGCGGCGCTTACAAACCGCGGTCCTCGCCATACTCTTTCCAGGGTTTGGAGAAAAAAGGCCTTGAATACCTGGCCCAGGCCAGGGAGAAGACAGGGCTGCCCATTGTTACCGAAGTAATGGATACCGAAAGCGCCGGCCTGGTGGCTCAATATGCCGATATTCTCCAGATAGGCGCGCGCAACATGCAGAATTTTTCGCTGCTGCGCCAGGTGGCGTCTTTCGGTAAACCCGTCTTGCTGAAGCGCGGTCTCTCAGCCACCATTGAAGAATGGGTCCTGGCTGCCGAATACATTCTGGCGGCTGGCAACCACCAGGTAATCTTATGCGAAAGGGGTATCCGCACCTTTGAGACTTACACCCGTTTTACGCTTGACCTTTCAGCCGTACCGGTTCTCAAACACCTTACCCACCTTCCGGTAGTTGTTGACCCCAGCCACGGAACAGGAAAATGGCGCTGGGTCCAGCCTATGGCCCGGGCTGCTGTTGCCGGCGGGGCTGACGGCCTGCTGATCGAGGTTCACCCCAACCCCAGCGAAGCTCTTTGTGACGGGCCCCAGTCACTGAACCCGGAGAAGCTCCAGCAGCTCATGGCGGGTCTTGTTCCCGTCGCCCGCGCTGTAGGCAGGAATTTGAACATACCCTCGCCTTAAGACCCTTCCCAAATCTTGATTGAAAAGGTGATCTGAAATGGCAAAAACCCTCGCTTATCTCGGACCAGAAGGAACATTCTCGCACCAGGCAGCTTTAAAGTGCTCAAAAACGGGCGCCCTGCCGAAACCCTATCCAACCATCGCCCATATACTCTCAGCCGTGGACAAAGGAGAAGCGGACTTCGGCGTGGTTCCCGCCGAGAATTCCATCGAAGGCTCAGTTAATATCACGCTCGATATGCTCGCCCACGAGCTTTCCCTGTATATTCAACAGGAAATAGTTATTGACATCACACATCATCTCTTCTCCTACACCTCTTCCCTCGCTGAGATCCGCACCGTGATGTCCCATCCTCAGGCCCTGGCCCAGTGCCGCCGCTTTTTGGAGAAAGAACTGGCGCATGCCGCGCTGGTTGAGACTTCGAGTACAGCGGAAGCCGTCCGCCTTCTCTCCCCCGGCGCGGAAGGAACAGCTGCCATTGCTTCCTGGGACAGTCATACCCGCTACGGCGTACCTTGTTTAATCCGCAACATCGGTGATTATCCCCACAACCAGACCCGTTTCCTGCTAGTGGGAAAAGAACCCTGCCCAAGCAATAACACCTGCAAAACCACCCTGGTCCTGACCCTGGCGGAAGACCGTCCGGGCAGCTTATATGAAATACTGGGTGATTTTGCCAAAATGAACATCAACCTGACCAGGATTGAATCACGGCCAGCCAAAAGCCAGCTGGGAAAATACATCTTCTTTATTGACTGTGAGGCCGGCAGCCACCATCCCGGCCTGCAGCAAGTTTTAGAAAACCTGCCTGCTAAAACGGCCCTGCTGAAAAACCTCGGTTCCTACACAACTTCATGTCCTTGCTGAAAATAAATCGCCTTTTCACCCGAACGAACGTTGAAATTCAAAAAGATATTTGTTAAAATGAACGAAAGTAAATTACTTTTTATGGAACAGGCGTTGCCCGCACCGATCCGGCGCGGGCAAGCAGCCGGGCATAGGCAGCAGGAAACTGTGGGACCATAACTACCAGCGTAGTTATGGCCTTTTGTTTTTATGTATTTTGCCGGGACCAGGGAGCTGTTAATCATGATGGAAACTGATAAGGAAACCCTCGGTATTACCGGGGCATGGTTAGGTGTAGGGGGGAATTTGCTTCTTACAGTGATAAAACTGGCTGCCGGCATCGGCGGCAAAAGCCAGGGACTCATTGCCGAAGCTGTTCACTCTTTGGTGGACCTGTTTTCTTCTATCGGGGTTCTAATAGGGTTAAAAATTTCCAGCCGTCCCGCCGACAGCAGGCATCCTTTCGGCCACGGCAAAGCCGAATCCATTGTGGCGGGAATTGTTTCCGCGGTATTAATTCTAACCGGGGTCCAACTTGCTTACACGGGTATAAGGGGTGTCATCACCGGCTCGGAAAGCGTCCCCTCCCTTTTGACCCTCTATGTCGCTCTTTTTACGGTGGTGTACAACGAAGCCCTTTTTCGCTACCGTCTCTTTATTGGCCAAAGAATAAACAGCCCGGCAATCATTTCAGATGCGTGGCACCAGAGGGCTGACGCTTTCGCTTGCGCAGCGGTCAGCCTGGGCATTATTGGAGCCCGCTTCGGCTGCCCCGTCCTGGACCCTGCCGCAGCCGCCGTCGTCTCCCTTTTTATCATCAAAGCCGGGTGGAACCTGGTTAAAGAGTCTCTGGACCAGTTGATGGACGCATCCGCCGGTCAAGAAACGGATGAGACCATTAACGCTATCCTGCAATCAATCCCGGAGATCAGGGAAGTTGAATCCATAAGGACCCGCAGTTCGGGCGGGGGTATCATCTGCGATTTGAAATTCCGCGTTAACCCAGCTCTTACCGTTGAAGAGGCGCACCACGTGTCAGTTGATGCCAAAAACGAAATCATATCCCGGATACCTGCCGTCAGAGACGTTTCCATCCATTACGGACCGAGCCGGCAGGAGGGGGATACGGAAATATGATTACAAATAAAAGCAAACATTGTTCCCGTTATCCCTCCTGCTGTCAAGCGTCAATAATACAGTCCATGATAAATTTCAGAACTTTTTACCCAGCATAATATTGCGCACCTTACAATTATACCCTGCCTGCGGCAGGGTATTTTTAAACTTATAAAGCGAGCGCGCAACGATCTGCCTTGGACTGGTATGGACAGCTTCATACCCAATCATGATCTTTCGACCATGATCAGGCATTTCACCGCCCATACCAATCGGTCGTTCGACCATACAGGATACCTGGACAACCCTGCGCAATCTCCCGACTGCGCAAGATCATCAGGTGCCTTCGCCGGCACTCGGCACCCTGGATGATCTTAGCTCGACCCTGTATGACAGGTTGGGCTCGTGCCGCAATCAAAAAGAAAAATTCAATTCGACTGCGGCACGAACTTTCCCCGCCATACAGGATCTGCCCTCCGGCTGCATACAGGCCGTCTACTACACTTTTACAGTCGTAAAAGGAAGCTGCGTCATTAAAAGACGCAATGTCCAACAGAACATTTTTTGCGACCTGCAGGCAACCTTTGGCCGGCCCATGCAAACCCCCTTTGGAGCCCGCATGAGCCTGGGCTCAACCGTTACGCACCCGCATCTATAACTTAACCCAAAGAGAAAAAACTTATTCATTTTTTCTTTTTTTAACTTATCTCTTTGAAACCATGCAGTTCTTCCTCGGTAAAGAGACTCCTTAAACTGAGCAATACCAGCAGGCGGTCATCCACCTTCCCTATGCCTTTTATATAATCGTGACCCATGTTGATGAACGGCGGCGGTTCGATCTGGTCATCGGAAAGCCGCAGGACTTCCGTAACCTCGTCCACAATAATCCCCACACGGCTGTCGCCGATCTCCGAAACGATCACTTTCGGCTCAACCCCTTCGCAAGTGGTTAGCCCGAACTTGCTGGATAGGTTGACAACCGGTACAACATTCCCGCGCAAATTGATAATGCCCTCCATATAGTCGGGAACATCCGGTAGTTTTTTCACCTCGCCATAGCGAATAATCTCTCTAACTTCAAAGATGGGTACAGCATATTCCTCGGTACCCAGCTTGAACACCACAAACTGCTTTTCCGGCATCCTGTCACTCCCCCTTATTTATCCTGCGCAACCTGCGGAATCACAGAACTGGATTTGCATTCCAATTATACCATGAAGTTGATTGCCTATGATAGTCCTCATGCCGAAACGGAGACCCATTTGAAATCTGCCTCCGGACCAGCAGGGGGAAGACAGAGCCCTTTGACTTTCGGCTTGACGGCATAAGCCCTGGTAAAATCATAAAGCGGTAAAACCGGCAGGCCGGCCATTAGAATATCTTCCGCACGGTGCAAATAAACCAGGCGTTCTTTTTCCTCGCTGCCGGCCGCCATTTTCATCTGCTCGTCGAATTCCCGGCTGGTCCAGCCTGTGTCATTATTGCCGCTGCGAAAAACGTACTTTTCCAGGAACGCCGCCGCATCGGCATAATCGGCGGGCCAACCGGTCAGAATCAGGTCGTACTGCCTGGCCCATGCTCTCAGGGTTCTTTGCTCCCATTGAAGCGGTATAATTTTAACCTCAATCCCCAGTTGTTTTTTCCATTCCGACTTGAGATAAGCCGCCAGGTAAAGATGGCTCCCCTCGTCCTCCACCAGCATTTCCAGCTCCGGAAAGCCCTTGCCTTCAGGGAAACCCGCTTCGGCGAGAAGCCTTTTGGCCTCGTTAAGGTCATTATCGGGAACCAGAACGCCTCCTTCCGCCCGGAAATCGCTCCCAGGCTGGCCTGTTGTCATCCCGGGGGGAACGATACCACGGGCCGGCTTTTGCCCTCCCTGCAATACCGTATCTACCATCTCTACCCGGTTAAGGGCATAGGACAGGGCTTGGCGGGTTCTGATGTCCTTGAGCGGCCCTTTGCTTGTGTTTAACTGGCAGTAAAAACTGGCAAAAACAGGGCTGGTGAGCATATAACCTTCTTTCAGTCCCCTGGCGATTTCATCCTGAGGCACATTGAGCGTTAAATCATACTGCCCTTTTTGGAACGCCTGCCAGCGGTCTTTAACGCCAGCAGTCCCCGTAAACCATGTCATGCTCTGCAGGCTGACGTTTTCCCTGTCCCAGTATTTATCATTCTTTATCAGCTCATATTTTTTGCCTGCTTCATACTTGCTGATGAGAAAAGGCCCGTTGCCAACAACTTTTTTATCCCTGAACAATTCCACATCCTGGTTTTTCAGCCCGGTGGGAACAGGGAAAAAGACGGGATGAATCAACTTCTTGTAAAAGACAGGATTGGGCTGGCCCAGTTCTACTTCCAACCTTCTGTCATCGAGGGCCCTGATGCCCACTTCTCCGGCTCCCTTTTTCTCTCCCCGGTAATCGCTGTCTTCGGAACGGTTGTACCCTTCCGCATTTTTAATTTCATAAAGCAAAAAGGCATACGGGCTTTTGGTCTTGGGGTCCAAAACACGCTTCCACGCATATTCGAAGTCACGGGCTGTTACCATCTCGCCGTTTGACCATTGTGCCTGCCGGATCGTAAAAACGTACCTGGTCCCATTTTCCTGTATCCAGCCCGTGGCCATAGCCTTTTCATAAAGACCATCGGGCCTGATACGAACCAGTCCCTCAAAGACGGCATTAACCAGCTGCCTGCCTGCACTGTCGGAAACCAGCGCCGGGTCAAGACTGGCCGGCTCCGAAAAAAGGTCATAATTGAGGTGCTGCCGCGGCGTCACCTGCCAACCCCGGCAGCCCGGCAAAATAAAAACTGTCAACAGGGCAAGAGACAAGAACAGTCCCAGCCCCTTCTTCAAAAACATCCTCCCTGACAACCCCCTTACAGATTTTTCTCCTTCCATCACAGCCCTATCATAGCCGCAGCCCGGTCTTTCTGTAAACAGGCACTTAATCCCAAAACAGCCATTGTTTTTTAAAGGAATTTTCCGTTTTTGAGAGAAGTCTATTTATAAATAAATACGGTATAATTGAATAAGACCCGCAAAAAAATACCAAACAATTAAGGAGAGACAAAAAATGATCATCGCCGACAGGCTAAAAAGGCTGCAGCCCGGAATCTTCTCCAAAATCAGCATGCTGAAGGACCAGGTGAAAGCTGCAGGTAAAGACGTTATCGACCTGAGCGTGGGCAGCCCAGACATGCCGCCTCCGCCCCACGTCAAAGAGGTCTTGCTTAAAGCCGTGAACGATGACAAAAATTACGGCTACACACTGACCGAAGGCATCCCTCCGCTGAAAGAGGCCATTACCGGCTGGTATAAAAAGAACTACGGTGTTTCCCTCGACCCCGACCGGGAAGTGCTTTCACTGATGGGCTCCCAGGACGGGCTGTCCCACATATTCTGGGCCACGGTTGACCCCGGTGACATTGTGCTTGTCCCCGACCCCGGCTACCCTATTTACAGCAGCGGTCCCCTGCTCGCGGGTGCAGAGCTTTATCCCATGCCTCTTGCGGAGAACAACGGCTACCTGCCGGATTTTTCTCGTATTCCGGAAACCGTGCGCCGGAAGGCCAAGGTCATGGTCATCAATTACCCCAGCAACCCGCTGGCAGCTACGGCAACAAGGGAATTTTTCCAAGAAGCCGTATCCTTCGCCCTGGAAAACGGGATCATCGTTTGCCACGACTTTGCCTATTCCGAACTCTCTTACGACGGATTCAAAAATGTAAGTTTTATGGAAATCGAGGGCGCCAAAGAGGTGGGAGTAGAGTTCCATTCCATTTCTAAAACTTTTAATCTTGCCGGCTGCCGTCTAGGTTTTATCGTCGGCAACGAAGAAGTGATTGACGCCTTGCGGCTGGTAAAAAGCAACATAGACTACGGAATCTTTCGCCCTGTGCAAATGGCGGCGGCAGCCGCCCTCAGCGGTTCAAACGAATGTGTCAGGCAGAACGCCCTGGCCTACCAGCGAAGAAGAGACACTCTCCTCGACGAGCTGGCCAAATACGGGTGGAATGTCAACAAGCCTAGGGCTTCCATGTTTGTCTGGGCTAAGCTCCCCCCATCTTTTACCTCCGCCGGTGATTTTTCCAGCCGGCTGCTTACGGAAAAAGGCGTGGCCGTCGTTCCCGGCACAGCGTTCGGCGAATGCGGCGAGGGGTATGTCAGGATTGGCCTGGTCCAGGAGCAGGCCAGGCTGAAAGAAGCTGGAAAACGCATGGGAGAATTCATCAGCACGGTTTAACTTGTCTTTTAGATTTCAGTGTTATAAAATAAAGCTGGCTTATCCAGGTGCTTGGGGAGGATGACGATGATTAAAGACACGGAACTGGCTTTAGGTCACGATGCCTCTTTACGAAATAAAGTTTTTAAATACATTAAAACCCAGATCATAACCGGACAGTATGGTCCGGGGGAAAGCCTGGTCGAATCGAAACTGGCCGAGGAACTGGGGGTCAGCAGGACCCCTATCCGCGAGGCTATTCGCCTTCTGGAACTGGAAGGCCTGGTGGAAATCACCCCGAATAAGGGAGCGGTGGTCCTGGGAATAACCAAAAAGGACGTGGAGGACATCTACGCTATCCGCCGGCTGATAGAAGGCCTGGCGGCCCGCTGGGGAGCAAAGCTAATCACCGCTCACGATAAAAAAGAGATGGAAAAGATCATCGACCTGATGGAATTCTATGCGCAGCGCGGCGATGTGGATGAAGTGGCGGACCTAGACAACAAATTCCACGAAATAATCTACGAAGCCTCAGGCAGCAAAATCCTCAAACTTACGCTGTGCAACCTGCACCAGTACGTGCAGCTGGCCAGGCTGGAATCGTTGAAAAAGCCCAGCCGGATTTCCCAGACCCTGGCCGAACACCGGGCTATCCTGGACGCTTTTAACGAAGGAGACCCGGATAAGGCCGAAGCCGCAGTATCCCATCACGTGAACATGGCCTACGAAAACATTAAACGACATGAATAAATGAAATATTAACAATAATAAGGGCGCACCATAAAAGGGCTGTCCCATCTTTTATGATGGTCCAGCCCTTTTATAAAAATACGTCTATTTCTGGTAACTGATTACCTCCAGCAAGGCAGCCTCCGCGCTTTCGATGTGATGGCGGGCCGCTTTCTGGGCAAGCGCGACGTTGCGGCTGGCAATCGCCTCCACGATCTGCCTGTGCTCGTCCAGGGCGAATTTCATGCGCCCGGGCACCGCCAGGGTGGTTGTTCTGAACCTCTGCACCTGCTCGCGCAGCTCCTTCACCATGCCCTGCAGGCGGCTGTTTTTTGACGCCTTAAAAATAAGCTCGTGGAATTTAGTATCCACCTCAATCGTTTTTAACAGGTCGCTGGCTTCGTAATGGCTTGCTTCCAGCGCCAGGCTGATCTCCATTTCTTCTATTTCTTCTTCCGTGGCGCGTTGGGCAGCTAACCCTGCCGCCAAGGCCTCCAGTGCTCCCCTTATTTCAAAAACCTCGTTGATGTCTTTGATGGAAAGGCCGGCAACATAAGCGCCTTTCCGCGGGACCATAACTACGTAACCCTCCAGTTCAAGCTTGCGAATGGCTTCCCTGACAGGAGTGCGGCTAACGCCCATCTCCTCGGCCAGTTCCGTTTCCATCAGCCTCTCTCCAGGCTTGAGAACCTGGTTGACAATCGCGTCCCTCAAAGACTCATAGACAATTTCACCAAGAGGCCGAAACGAGTCAAGCTTTATCCTCAACAGTGACTTTTCCGGCATTTTTTCTCCTCCTTGCTTCCCAATCTCACAGGATGAAACACCAGTCAAAAGCCGCCAAAAAATCCGGATATGATAATCGCTTAGCTAAAGTATAATACATTACCCGTCATTGTCAACGCCTGTTCTTTTTGCCTGGCGGATACGGCCTGTGTAATACTCGATGATTTCCCTCCGCCTTACTATGCCGATAAAAACCCCTTCGTCATCCACCACCGGAACGAAATTCTGGGTGATGGCAAGGCTGAGCAGGTCTTCCATCCTGGCATCGATGTTCACCGCTTTGTTTTGCCTATGCCTGGGAACTTCTGTCAAAAGTATTCTATGGGTATTCTCAAAAACTAAGCCCGGCGTGTTTTTCATTTTCCACAGAAGGTCTCCCTCCGTAATGGTTCCCACATATTTTCCTTCGTCATCAATCAGGGGAACGGCAGAATAGCGGTGGTACTCCATCTTTTCCATGGCCTGGCGCATCGAAGCCCGGTAGGAAAGATAAACCACGTCCTGCTTAGGAATCAAAAAGAAAGGTATATTCATCTTTTGCGGCCATCCTTTCTCATAATAAAAACAAAATTATTAATACTTTGCTTCGCGCAACAATAATGTTAAAGTAAATTAGAACATCTTACAAGGATCGCCTGGCGAAAAATTTAACCAGCCGCAAGCTCCGCCGGCGCCCGTCGTCCCCACGCGCCGACAATCGTTAAACTCCGAGGAGGTATACACCTTGAAAAAAAGACTCGCCTGTTTGCTTCTCATCCTGGCACTCCAACTTTTTCTTTCCGGCTGCAGCAGACCGGAGAGGCAGGCGGACCGGGACATGATTAAACTGGGACTGCTCAGGGTGGAGGACAATCTTCCCTTTTTTGCCGCTGAACAGGATAAACTTTACGAGAAATACGGCCTGCAGGTTGAACTTGTCACTTTCAACAGCGCCCGGGAGCGAGACATCGCTTTGGAGGCGGGTGAAATAGACGGCGGCCTGGCCGACCTGCTGGCGACAGCCCTTTTCAAAAAAGGAGGAACTCACGTAAAAGTGGTGGCTTTAGGCCTGGGAGCTGCCCCGGAGGAAGGAAGGTTTGCCATCCTCTCCGCGCCGCAAAGCGGCATTACCTCTCCGCGGCAGCTGCGGGGAGTGCCTGTCGCCGTTTCATACAACACCATTATTCATTACCTGGCCGAAGAAATGCTGGCGGCTGCCGGCCTTAAACAGAACGAAATCTCCTTGCAAAACATCCCGGACCTCAGTATTCGCCTCGATTCCCTGCTGGCTGGAAAAGAAGTCCGGGCCGCCCTGCTGCCCGACCCCCTGGCCGCGCTCGCCGAAAAATCAGGGGCCTGCGCGGTCATTGACGATACCAGGCTTGGCCTCAACCTGTCCCAAACCGTGATCATCTTCCGAGAAGATACGTTGAACACAAAACCCTCTGCGGTGAAAGGAGTATTAAGCACTTACCAGGAAGCCGGCGCAAACCTCAACTCGCATCCCCAAAAATACAGGGAACTGGTCCTGGATAAAGCCCGTATCCCTAAGCCCCTTGAAGACAGCTACGCCATTCCCCATTACTCCCCCCTGCAGCTGCCTACCAGTGAAATGGTGGAAAGAGTCATGAAATGGATGGCGGGAAAAGGCCTGCTGGCAAAACCATACGCCTTCGAAGAACTGGTGGAACCAGCTTTTATCCCGCGGAGCGGAGCAAAGAGCTGACATGTACCAGCTGATCAACGTCTCGCTGTCTTATAAAACAAAAAACCGCCCCCCTGCGGAAGCGCTGGCGGATATTAATCTCTCCATCAACCCTGGAGAAAGATGGTCTCTCATCGGACCTTCGGGGAGCGGCAAAAGTTCGCTGCTCCTGATGATGGCCGGGCTGCTCATGCCTACAGGCGGGCGGATACTTTTCCGGGGGGACCCTCTTGGCGGCCCGGCGCCGGAAGCTGCTCTCATCCTGCAGGATTACGGCCTTTTTCCCTGGAAGACTGTTTATGAAAATGTCCTGCTGGGCCTGACCGTCAAAAAAATGCCAAAACCGGCCGCGCGGGAAAAGGTGTTCCAGTTTTTGTCCATACTGGGCATCGAGGAACACTGGCATAAATTTCCTGCCCAGCTGTCGGGCGGGCAGAGGCAAAGAGTAGCCATTGCTAGGGCATTAGCCCAGGAACCCGCCTGTCTCCTGATGGATGAACCCTTTTCCGCGCTGGATGCCCTCACCCGCGAGCAGCTGCAGGCGATACTCCTGCAGCTGTGGAAGGATTTAAGATTCACCATGTTCCTGGTCACGCACAGCATCGAGGAAGCGGTTTTCCTGGGAAATAAGATCGCCGTGCTCTCACCAGCCCCGGGGCGGCTGCTCCATGTGCTGGGCAACAGCGAACAGGAAGGGATAGCACGCAACTCCGCCGGGTTCTACCGGCAGTGTTCCGCGGTACGTTCCCTGCTGGAGGAGGGTAACCATGTCCGGTAAAACGCGAGGTTATCTCTCCGCCCTGCTCTTTGTCGTACTGTCCTGGCACCTCTTATCGCTTATTCTTGACAAACCGTTCTTCCCGCAGCCCTTCCCCGTGATGAGGGAACTCCTTTTCCGCACCCTTCACGGCAACCTGCCTGGTCATTTCCTGGTCAGCGTTTACCGGGTGTTGGCCAGCCTCATTATCTCTTTTGTCCTGGCGGTTCCCCTGGGACTTGTCGTAGGAAGAAACCCCGCCCTGGACAGGCTCGTTTCTCCCGTCATCTACCTGCTGTACCCGCTGCCCAAAACCGTCTTTTTGCCGCTGATCGTCGTGCTGCTCGGACTGGGTGATTCCCCAAAAATTTTACTTATTTCCCTCATCATCTTTTTCCAGATCCTTGTGGCTGCCCGTGACGCCGCCAAAGACATCGCCCCCCAGTGGGTCCTCTCCATGAAGTCGCTGCATGCGACCAGGTGGCAGGTATACCGCCACCTGGTATGGCCTTCCTGCCTCCCGAATATCTTTACGTCCCTAAGGATCAGCCTGGGTACAGCCATCGCCGTGCTCTTCTTGGCGGAAACCTTTGCCTCCACAGATGG
Encoded here:
- a CDS encoding ABC transporter permease, giving the protein MSGKTRGYLSALLFVVLSWHLLSLILDKPFFPQPFPVMRELLFRTLHGNLPGHFLVSVYRVLASLIISFVLAVPLGLVVGRNPALDRLVSPVIYLLYPLPKTVFLPLIVVLLGLGDSPKILLISLIIFFQILVAARDAAKDIAPQWVLSMKSLHATRWQVYRHLVWPSCLPNIFTSLRISLGTAIAVLFLAETFASTDGLGYFILDTMEKREFAAMYAGILAMGLLGVASYLLVDLLENRFCRWNRF
- a CDS encoding ABC transporter ATP-binding protein; amino-acid sequence: MYQLINVSLSYKTKNRPPAEALADINLSINPGERWSLIGPSGSGKSSLLLMMAGLLMPTGGRILFRGDPLGGPAPEAALILQDYGLFPWKTVYENVLLGLTVKKMPKPAAREKVFQFLSILGIEEHWHKFPAQLSGGQRQRVAIARALAQEPACLLMDEPFSALDALTREQLQAILLQLWKDLRFTMFLVTHSIEEAVFLGNKIAVLSPAPGRLLHVLGNSEQEGIARNSAGFYRQCSAVRSLLEEGNHVR